A region of Piscinibacter gummiphilus DNA encodes the following proteins:
- a CDS encoding response regulator transcription factor, with translation MLKTYIVEDSPVIRENLIATLEELVAVEVVGTADNESAAVYWLTQSRNACDLVIIDIFLKSGSGLGVLSASARALNHAKLVVLSNYATPDMRRKCLELGANKVFDKSNEIDALIAYCQKLAAGDTTSSVMGGL, from the coding sequence ATGTTGAAAACCTACATCGTCGAAGACAGCCCGGTGATCCGCGAGAACCTGATCGCGACACTCGAGGAACTGGTTGCGGTGGAGGTGGTGGGAACGGCGGACAACGAGTCCGCCGCGGTCTATTGGTTGACGCAGTCGCGCAATGCCTGCGACCTCGTCATCATCGACATCTTCCTGAAAAGCGGCTCCGGCCTCGGCGTGCTGTCCGCCAGCGCCCGCGCACTGAACCACGCGAAGCTGGTCGTGCTGAGCAACTACGCCACGCCCGACATGCGCCGCAAGTGCCTCGAACTGGGGGCGAACAAGGTCTTCGACAAGTCCAACGAGATCGACGCGCTGATCGCCTACTGCCAGAAGCTGGCCGCCGGGGACACCACGTCCTCGGTGATGGGTGGGCTTTGA
- a CDS encoding response regulator, whose translation MIKIAIVDDHALVRAGLRQYLSEQVDLQVVAEAANGREALDIVRKGLVDVLVMDLSMPEQSGVDALAAIRARAPELPVLILSGFPEAHYATTLLRQGASGYLNKECEPEEIVTAIRTVARGRKYITPAVAELLADNLGGNADKPLHEQLSEREFQVFLRLAKGETIGHMADSLSLSVKTVSTYRTRVMEKMKLESNSDLTYYALKNGLIQ comes from the coding sequence ATGATCAAAATCGCCATCGTCGACGATCACGCCCTCGTTCGCGCGGGCCTGCGCCAGTACCTCTCCGAACAGGTCGACCTGCAGGTCGTCGCCGAAGCGGCCAACGGCCGCGAGGCGCTCGACATCGTGCGCAAGGGCCTGGTCGACGTGCTCGTGATGGACCTGTCCATGCCCGAGCAGAGCGGCGTCGACGCGCTCGCGGCCATCCGCGCGCGCGCGCCGGAACTGCCGGTGCTGATCCTGAGCGGCTTCCCCGAAGCCCACTACGCCACCACCCTGCTGCGCCAGGGCGCCAGCGGCTACCTCAACAAGGAATGCGAGCCCGAGGAGATCGTCACGGCCATCCGCACCGTGGCGCGCGGCCGCAAGTACATCACCCCGGCCGTGGCCGAGCTGCTGGCCGACAACCTCGGCGGCAACGCCGACAAGCCCCTTCACGAGCAGCTCTCCGAGCGCGAGTTCCAGGTGTTCCTGCGGCTCGCGAAGGGCGAGACCATCGGGCACATGGCCGACAGCCTCTCGCTCAGCGTGAAGACGGTCAGCACGTACCGCACGCGCGTGATGGAGAAGATGAAGCTCGAGTCCAACAGCGACCTCACGTACTACGCCCTCAAGAACGGCCTCATCCAGTAA
- a CDS encoding CHASE3 domain-containing protein, translating to MKNFIRRFRRSAFTFPLAVVTALALMAISESSYRASVASLDRLGELAVARINNLVLMRQVLDAENGQRGYLITGRPEYLEPYRAAMANIGKTMKILADFYATEPRQVDDYATLASLVNRKISEMDTTIKLRAEGREEAWRAVIETDIGREQMEAIRIASERLLKRESDQITAGRASVYQTLQLSRLGVAAMTALSVLAFFMYLRQTAALDGERHRQQASLQVERDVLENQVKGRTAQLTELAHHLQTAREDERSRLARDLHDELGALLTAAKLDVARLKSRIGTITPEAQERINHLNDTLNDGIALKRRIIEDLRPSSLNNLGLVAALEILSREFAERSGLKVESDLQKVRLKPSSELTVYRLVQEALTNVAKYAQARQVTITLREAHKRVEVSVKDDGQGFDPRVKRPSSHGLVGMRYRVEAEGGSMQLQATPGAGTHIRALLPVSEPDTTTQPSEPPAAQAPPAV from the coding sequence ATGAAGAACTTCATCCGGCGCTTCAGGCGCAGTGCCTTCACCTTCCCCCTCGCGGTGGTGACCGCCCTCGCCCTGATGGCCATCAGCGAATCGTCCTACCGGGCCTCGGTCGCGTCGCTCGACCGCCTCGGCGAACTGGCCGTCGCCCGCATCAACAACCTGGTGCTGATGCGCCAGGTGCTCGACGCCGAGAACGGGCAGCGCGGCTACCTCATCACGGGCCGCCCCGAGTACCTGGAACCCTACCGCGCCGCCATGGCCAACATCGGCAAGACGATGAAGATCCTCGCCGACTTCTACGCGACCGAACCGCGGCAGGTCGACGACTACGCCACCCTCGCCTCCCTCGTGAACCGCAAGATCTCCGAGATGGACACCACCATCAAGCTGCGCGCAGAAGGCCGCGAGGAGGCGTGGCGGGCGGTGATCGAGACCGACATCGGCCGCGAGCAGATGGAGGCGATCCGCATCGCCTCCGAGCGGCTGCTGAAGCGGGAGTCCGACCAGATCACCGCCGGGCGGGCCTCGGTCTACCAGACCCTGCAGCTGAGCCGGCTGGGCGTGGCCGCGATGACCGCGCTGAGTGTGCTCGCCTTCTTCATGTACCTGCGCCAGACGGCCGCGCTCGACGGCGAACGGCACCGCCAGCAGGCCTCGCTGCAGGTCGAGCGCGACGTGCTCGAGAACCAGGTCAAGGGCCGCACCGCACAACTGACCGAGCTCGCCCACCACCTGCAGACGGCCCGCGAGGACGAACGCAGCCGCCTCGCCCGCGACCTGCACGACGAACTGGGCGCGCTGCTCACGGCGGCCAAGCTCGACGTGGCGCGGCTCAAGTCGCGCATCGGCACCATCACGCCCGAGGCGCAGGAGCGCATCAACCACCTCAACGACACGCTCAACGACGGCATCGCCCTCAAGCGCCGCATCATCGAGGACCTGCGGCCCTCGTCCCTCAACAACCTCGGCCTGGTCGCCGCGCTCGAGATCCTGAGCCGGGAGTTCGCCGAACGCTCGGGCCTGAAGGTCGAGAGCGACTTGCAGAAGGTGCGCCTGAAGCCCTCCAGCGAACTGACCGTCTACCGGCTCGTGCAGGAGGCGCTGACCAACGTGGCCAAGTACGCGCAGGCGCGGCAGGTGACCATCACGCTGCGCGAGGCGCACAAGCGGGTGGAGGTGTCGGTGAAGGACGACGGCCAGGGGTTCGACCCGCGGGTGAAGCGCCCGTCGAGCCACGGCCTCGTGGGCATGCGCTACCGGGTCGAGGCCGAGGGCGGCAGCATGCAGTTGCAGGCGACGCCCGGTGCCGGCACGCACATCCGGGCGCTGCTGCCGGTCTCCGAGCCCGACACCACCACCCAGCCGTCGGAGCCGCCGGCCGCACAGGCCCCTCCGGCCGTGTAG
- a CDS encoding DUF1328 domain-containing protein: MLHYAVVFFVIALIAALFGFGGIAASAAGIAKILFIIFAVLAVASFLVSLIKKG; encoded by the coding sequence ATGCTGCACTACGCTGTCGTCTTCTTCGTCATCGCGCTGATCGCGGCGCTGTTCGGTTTTGGTGGCATTGCCGCCAGCGCCGCAGGCATCGCCAAGATTCTCTTTATCATCTTCGCTGTCCTGGCTGTGGCGAGTTTCCTGGTCAGCCTGATCAAGAAAGGCTAG
- a CDS encoding DUF1328 family protein, protein MLKWALIFAVISLIAGVLGFTGVAAGAAGIAKFLFVVFLVLFVAVLLIGLLGARAVTRK, encoded by the coding sequence ATGTTGAAGTGGGCCCTGATCTTCGCGGTGATCTCGCTGATCGCCGGTGTCCTCGGCTTCACCGGCGTCGCCGCCGGCGCGGCCGGCATCGCCAAGTTCCTCTTCGTCGTCTTCCTCGTGCTGTTCGTGGCCGTGCTGCTCATCGGCCTGCTCGGCGCGCGTGCCGTCACGCGCAAATAG
- a CDS encoding BON domain-containing protein: protein MFVRNTLAAAITAVALLATTGCAVTRDQSSAGAYVDDTTITAKVKSKFIEDKAVAASSIQVETLNGTVQLSGFAKSETERDQAAALARDVKGVKSVKNDILVRP from the coding sequence ATGTTCGTTCGCAACACCCTCGCCGCCGCCATCACCGCCGTCGCACTGCTCGCCACCACCGGCTGCGCGGTCACCCGCGACCAGTCATCCGCGGGCGCCTACGTCGACGACACCACCATCACTGCCAAGGTGAAGTCGAAGTTCATCGAGGACAAGGCCGTGGCCGCTTCGTCGATCCAGGTGGAGACCCTCAACGGCACCGTGCAGCTCTCGGGCTTCGCGAAGAGCGAAACCGAACGCGACCAGGCCGCCGCGCTGGCCCGCGACGTGAAGGGCGTGAAGAGCGTGAAGAACGACATCCTCGTCCGTCCGTAA
- a CDS encoding AI-2E family transporter, whose amino-acid sequence MSREPVLLDRLPHRDTNRASPASTAPLGSMPRSPMASTVLAVLGVIAALWWGQRFLVPVVAGLMLAMLVAPGVFGLERVLRSRGLATLIALSVVVGVAGLAFWAFGGQIARMADRSPEMIQLMADRLAKTRPDTDSVLKRARDALTQLDRAAQSIATGTSPRTQRTLRTPAPASAPTLTEGATVLVRDTAMSGSHVLLKFTADISVVLFVAFFVLAGGERLTARFIDLWGHSARGRCRAERALRETARQVRLYAGTLLVTNTVIGLGVWLAFWGAGLPDAAMWGVTAAVLHVVPYLGMAVLVLFGAAETFLAHGTFTAAFAMAGFLVLLSTLVGTAMTAWLQSRAAKMNPAAVFVGLVFWGALWGVWGLFLGPALIVVIKVIAQNSRTAHRVARLMQG is encoded by the coding sequence ATGTCCCGCGAACCCGTCCTCCTCGATCGACTGCCCCACCGGGACACGAACCGGGCCTCTCCGGCGTCCACCGCGCCCCTCGGTTCGATGCCGCGCTCACCGATGGCGTCGACGGTGCTCGCGGTCCTCGGCGTGATCGCCGCGCTGTGGTGGGGCCAGCGCTTCCTCGTGCCGGTGGTCGCCGGGCTGATGCTCGCGATGCTCGTGGCCCCCGGCGTCTTCGGCCTCGAACGCGTGTTGCGCAGCCGCGGGCTCGCCACGCTGATCGCGCTGAGTGTCGTGGTCGGTGTCGCGGGGCTCGCGTTCTGGGCGTTCGGCGGGCAGATCGCCCGCATGGCCGACCGCAGCCCGGAGATGATCCAGCTGATGGCGGACCGGCTCGCGAAGACCCGGCCCGACACCGACTCCGTGCTCAAGCGGGCGCGCGACGCCCTCACCCAACTGGACCGCGCCGCGCAGAGCATCGCGACCGGCACGTCGCCCCGCACGCAGCGCACGTTGCGCACGCCCGCGCCGGCGAGCGCACCCACCCTCACCGAAGGCGCGACCGTGCTCGTGCGCGACACCGCGATGAGCGGCTCGCACGTGCTGCTCAAGTTCACGGCCGACATCAGCGTGGTGCTCTTCGTCGCCTTTTTCGTTCTGGCCGGCGGTGAACGCCTGACCGCACGTTTCATCGACCTCTGGGGCCACAGCGCACGCGGCCGATGCCGCGCCGAACGCGCGCTGCGCGAAACCGCGCGCCAGGTGCGCCTCTACGCGGGCACGCTGCTCGTCACCAACACCGTGATCGGCCTCGGCGTGTGGCTGGCCTTCTGGGGCGCCGGACTGCCCGACGCCGCGATGTGGGGCGTGACCGCCGCCGTGCTGCACGTCGTGCCGTACCTCGGCATGGCGGTGCTCGTGCTCTTCGGTGCGGCCGAGACCTTCCTCGCGCACGGCACCTTCACCGCGGCCTTCGCGATGGCGGGCTTCCTCGTGCTGCTGTCCACGCTGGTGGGCACCGCGATGACGGCCTGGCTGCAGAGCCGCGCCGCGAAGATGAACCCGGCCGCGGTGTTCGTGGGCCTGGTGTTCTGGGGCGCGCTGTGGGGCGTCTGGGGGCTCTTCCTCGGACCCGCGCTGATCGTCGTGATCAAGGTGATCGCGCAGAACTCGCGCACGGCGCACCGGGTGGCGAGGCTGATGCAAGGCTGA
- a CDS encoding DEAD/DEAH box helicase, whose translation MTFETLGLQQALLQAIADSGYTSPTDVQAKAIPVALEGKDLMVSSSTGSGKTASFVLPALQRILAARGDNTKRREKGVVYGPRILVLAPTRELAMQVDKAATIYGRHVQGLKVTTVVGGVPYPAQIKALRGPLDILIATPGRLIDHLQTGKAVLDNVEMLVLDEADRMLDMGFIDDITHIAEKLPPSRQTVMFSATFAGHVGRLAQDLLRDPQRIDVASHTDTHENIEQRLHWADNKTHKDAMLDHILTTKEMEQAVVFTSTQRDADWLADRLADMGHAVASLHGGMPQGRRTRVLQGLRNKQLRVLVATDVAARGIDVPTISHVINYGLPMKAEDYVHRIGRTGRAGRNGLAVTLAERMDTGMIRRIQQFTTQNIPVGIIEGLEPKNPEPRMFGGPRPEGKFGGKPFGHGRPGGKPFGGKPFGGPKPFHRDGGSRDGFAPRHEGGFAPRHEGGFAPRNEGFAPRNEGFAPRHEGHGHRNEGFAPRDRSSFDRPQHHGDDRRDNGFQPRGNAFDRAPADRGDRGDRGNAFAPRKPGFGGPKQGFGGKPRPRTGGFGR comes from the coding sequence ATGACGTTCGAAACCCTGGGCCTCCAACAAGCCCTGCTGCAAGCCATTGCCGATTCGGGCTACACCTCGCCCACCGACGTGCAGGCGAAGGCCATTCCCGTGGCCCTGGAAGGCAAGGACCTGATGGTCTCGTCCAGCACCGGCAGCGGCAAGACCGCCTCCTTCGTGCTGCCCGCGCTGCAGCGCATCCTCGCCGCCCGCGGCGACAACACCAAGCGCCGGGAGAAGGGCGTGGTCTACGGCCCGCGCATCCTCGTGCTGGCCCCCACCCGCGAACTCGCGATGCAGGTCGACAAGGCCGCCACCATCTACGGCCGCCACGTGCAGGGCCTGAAGGTCACCACCGTCGTGGGCGGCGTGCCGTACCCGGCGCAGATCAAGGCGCTGCGCGGTCCGCTCGACATCCTGATCGCCACCCCGGGCCGCCTGATCGACCACCTCCAGACCGGCAAGGCCGTGCTGGACAACGTCGAGATGCTCGTGCTCGACGAAGCCGACCGCATGCTCGACATGGGCTTCATCGACGACATCACCCACATCGCCGAGAAGCTGCCCCCGAGCCGCCAGACCGTGATGTTCAGCGCGACGTTCGCCGGCCACGTGGGCCGCCTCGCGCAGGACCTGCTGCGCGACCCGCAGCGCATCGACGTGGCGTCGCACACCGACACGCACGAGAACATCGAGCAGCGACTGCACTGGGCCGACAACAAGACCCACAAGGACGCGATGCTCGACCACATCCTGACCACCAAGGAGATGGAGCAGGCCGTGGTGTTCACGAGCACCCAGCGCGATGCCGACTGGCTCGCCGACCGCCTGGCCGACATGGGCCACGCCGTCGCTTCGCTGCACGGCGGCATGCCGCAAGGCCGCCGCACCCGCGTGCTGCAGGGCCTGCGCAACAAGCAGCTGCGCGTGCTGGTCGCCACCGACGTGGCCGCTCGCGGCATCGACGTGCCCACGATCAGCCACGTGATCAACTACGGCCTGCCGATGAAGGCCGAGGACTACGTGCACCGCATCGGCCGCACGGGCCGCGCCGGCCGCAACGGCCTGGCCGTCACGCTGGCCGAACGCATGGACACCGGCATGATCCGCCGCATCCAGCAGTTCACCACGCAGAACATCCCGGTGGGCATCATCGAAGGCCTCGAGCCGAAGAACCCGGAACCGCGCATGTTCGGCGGCCCGCGTCCGGAAGGCAAGTTCGGCGGCAAGCCGTTCGGCCACGGCCGTCCGGGTGGCAAGCCCTTCGGCGGCAAGCCGTTCGGCGGTCCGAAGCCGTTCCACCGCGACGGCGGCTCGCGCGACGGATTCGCCCCGCGCCATGAAGGCGGTTTCGCGCCCCGTCACGAAGGCGGCTTCGCCCCGCGCAACGAGGGCTTCGCGCCCCGCAACGAAGGCTTCGCTCCGCGTCACGAAGGCCACGGCCACCGCAACGAGGGCTTCGCCCCGCGCGACCGTTCGTCGTTCGATCGTCCCCAGCACCATGGCGACGACCGCCGCGACAACGGCTTCCAGCCGCGTGGCAACGCCTTCGACCGGGCCCCGGCCGACCGCGGTGATCGCGGCGACCGTGGCAACGCCTTCGCCCCGCGCAAGCCGGGCTTCGGTGGTCCGAAGCAGGGCTTCGGCGGCAAGCCGCGTCCGCGCACCGGCGGTTTCGGCCGCTGA